Genomic window (Drosophila sulfurigaster albostrigata strain 15112-1811.04 chromosome 2R, ASM2355843v2, whole genome shotgun sequence):
TTCTCCTGGCATTGGTAAATTGCCAGCGATCATTGCTGAGATGGGCTCATGTGCCGGTATTTGAATGTCTAGCTCTGCAAACTTTTTACTCAAGCCACCATTATGATATTCCTCTTGTGGTGGCTCCTCAGTTGGCTGCACTTTTCCCTCGATAATGTCATAGACAAACGGTGGACGCACTGCCATCGGTATAAAACGACCAAATCCTTCGGCCACACGCACCACACCATTCTCCGCACTGACGCGTCCACGCACCAGGACACATTCTGGAACACCATGCACAGTCATACCCTCGAAAATATTGTAGTCGCTAGCATGGTGATGGGTTGCTTTGGAAATGGTGCGCGTGGCCTGCGGATTCCATATGACCAGATCAGCATCCGAGCCAACCGCTAGAAAAAATTAAGAACGTTAATGAAAATTAtcattttatagttttatgaaattattattagaaattatcataaatatgattgttttatagttttatgtaATAATGATATAATTATAAGTAAAGTGGATTAAATATTCTAATAGAAAAGGGTATATATTTCtatcattttattataatttagtgTAAAATAGTgaaataataagatatattttattcaaatctcTAAATAGGAATATATATTGAAGTTTAAAAGTATGTAATGTATTaaacaagaatttaaaatgCTATGCTGGTAAACACAACATCAGGCTTAGTTATTCGATTTAATCGAATCCACTGCGAGATATATtgtaactttgtgccggcaggaaatgtatgtaacagaaaTAAGGACGCCCTATAAAATATCAAACTGAGTCGATCTAGCCATGtgcgtctgtccgtctgcctgtctatccgtatgaacacctagatcagagactaaaagagatagagctatcaatttttttcgactgtagatttcttacttgttttttaatatgatgttagaaaatttcaattaaatattgtctTCAGCATATAGAATTGGGTTAAAATcagaaaatacatataataaattgattatatgtgtattgaataaaaacattatttactttacatacataattCTATTCTTCAAAACTAACTTCAATGCTAGGGGTTTTCAGACCTCAAGgtgattttataattttaactGATTTTATTCGATACGTACCAATGCGTCCTTTTTGTggataaatattaaagattttaGCTGCATTTGTGCTGGTCACTGCAACGAATCTGCATGGATCGAGCAGACCTTGATGTACTCCTTTCTCCCACATCAGCGACATGCGATCCTCGGCGCCATTAACGCCATTTGGAATTTTGGTAAAGTCCCCGGAACCAGCTTCCTTTTGGCTCTTGTTAAAAGTGCAGTTATCGCTGCCAGTCACTTGCAAATCATCGctgtaaaaacaaatttaattattgttcaCAAATCGTAGagttaaactaaaaataatacttactAAGCCAAGGATTTCATAAGTTGCCTGGGTGTCTCGGGAGACATGCGAATGGGTGGGCtggtaataaaatatatacgcTCCGATTTACGTACTCCATTCATGCTAAGTCCAATGGATCTGGCCAAGGTCTCGCCAAAGACGCAATATCCACTGCGACGAGCACGACCCAGAATTTCAGCAGAGGATTTGCTGGTGACACCGGCCACATACAATGGTGTTTTCATctaaatatgaatttgaaaaCTTAGTTAAGGTAACCCatttattggttttttttttaattatttatttaaacagcAATGTGGTCACTAATTAATAATGCTTTAAGTAAAGTCTTCGCTTACATTCCATCATTACATCAGATACTTTCATGTCTGCAAGTGattcaacaataaaatctACTGAAAACTGGccattattatataaataataaaataaaaaaatagctATTGTCGAACCTTcactaataataaaagttaatttccttaaaacaacatttttatttgagagtttatttaatattaattgtaaaccttattttttatacatatacttatgAAAGTATTTGAGGACTGACACTATTCCAAATACACTATTCCGttgtacaaatatttcttcagAAAATAAACCTAAGCGGGTCTATAGCAAAATTTTCTTCTAAGATTGGTTAATATGATTTCATGATATACGATTTTACACACTTTGCTATGTCTTCTTTAAAGCGATCAAAATTGCAAACGCTCTATCTACTTGGGTATAATTATACTTCTAAATCTTTTACATAATACCAACTCACCTGATGCGCCAAAGTGCAGGCACGAAAAACAGCCTCCGCCTCAACTTCTTCCTGGCGAGAGAGTTCATGGCCCTCAGGACCGCGAATACCTTCGGCTAATAAATTCTTCGTGTTCTTAGCGATAATCTCGCCATTCTCAGCATGAACCTAtggataataaatttaaaacaatgcAGTTTATAAGGTTTTATAGATTTAGAGGCTTACCATTGCCACACCATTAAGGCTTCGAATTTTTTCGAGCACATCCAAGAGTTCCGAATCGTTCAACATGTAGACTCCTTTGTCCGCCATAAACATCTTAAGCGAGTTGACGCCCAGTTCCTTGCATAGTATGGCAACCTCTTCAGACACAGACTTGGACCACCAGGTGATGCCCACATGGAGTCCATAGTCACAGCAGACTTTCGGATCTGCCCAGCTGCGCCACTTGTCATAGGCCTCCACCAAGGATTCATGTTTCTTCGGCAGCACACAGTCaactaataaacaaaaaaaacgtttcCAAATATTTAGAGGCCCATAAAAAAAGGTACAGtaaaaaaagtttaatgaaATAACTTGAAAATTTTTGTTACTTGTAAGTtcaaaaaaagtttgtacaattaaaattaaataaacaaataataataattaaataataactattaaaatGCAAACCCACATAAATTAGATTTTTCTTTACGATGATAGCAACTTCAAAAATCACACAAAAAGATTATTGATTGGCTTTgtagaaaaaaatcaatttcatttcaatctTAGATTATCACTTACTTATCATAGTTGTGCCTCCGGCAACAGCCGCTTTGGTGCCGCGGTAAAAGCTGTCGAACAATTACTTGAAATGAATACAATGCCAGGAATTGGCGAGGGTGAAATACTTACTCATCCACAGCGACAGTGTCGCCCACAGGGCGTTGCATATGTGTATGAGGGTCAATACCCCCCGGCAAAATCAACCGTCCTGTTGCATCGATGGTGCGCACACCTCCGGGAATTGTAATCTCACTTGCTGGTCCCACAAATCTGCAAATAGTTTTGTTAAAGTGTTTTCACTCAGCACTAATAATTTTCGTACTTAATAATGCCATCCTCAATGTACACGTCTGCCTTGAAGCTTCTGTCGTGATTCACAATTTCGCCGTTTCGAATGTAAACTCGATTCTGGGCGCTCTGCAAATGAATGGGCACTTTTTTAACGGGTTTCGGGCTCTCTGACATGGTTGGATCTCTGTGTTAAGGAAATTGCATTAGCACAgcttaaattattaatgaactttagataaatagatttattgaATTGACACAAACCCTtgttttttcaatttcgtaAATCCGTGACTGTTAATGAACCGTTTAGTTGTGAAGACTTGAACTGTGTGGGGCTCGACCCTAAAGCGATTTGAAAACAACCCTTAACCACACCTCGATTAAAGCATCTCTTCAATACCCTCTGCGCATGTTATCCACACAGTAGAGTATGACAAAGTTTAGGAATACAATTTTCTGCatataatgttttttattgcatgctagaacatttttaattattaatttatatttattgaatatttttttaatctatGTAATAATATGTAGACATTAAAAggcataataaatatgttaccatattttaaatatgttttaaaatttttgctaTTGAATTAATGT
Coding sequences:
- the LOC133835931 gene encoding dihydropyrimidinase-like isoform X2 produces the protein MSESPKPVKKVPIHLQSAQNRVYIRNGEIVNHDRSFKADVYIEDGIIKFVGPASEITIPGGVRTIDATGRLILPGGIDPHTHMQRPVGDTVAVDDFYRGTKAAVAGGTTMIIDCVLPKKHESLVEAYDKWRSWADPKVCCDYGLHVGITWWSKSVSEEVAILCKELGVNSLKMFMADKGVYMLNDSELLDVLEKIRSLNGVAMVHAENGEIIAKNTKNLLAEGIRGPEGHELSRQEEVEAEAVFRACTLAHQMKTPLYVAGVTSKSSAEILGRARRSGYCVFGETLARSIGLSMNGVRKSERIYFITSPPIRMSPETPRQLMKSLAYDDLQVTGSDNCTFNKSQKEAGSGDFTKIPNGVNGAEDRMSLMWEKGVHQGLLDPCRFVAVTSTNAAKIFNIYPQKGRIAVGSDADLVIWNPQATRTISKATHHHASDYNIFEGMTVHGVPECVLVRGRVSAENGVVRVAEGFGRFIPMAVRPPFVYDIIEGKVQSTEEPPQEEYHNGGLSKKFAELDIQIPAHEPISAMIAGNLPMPGEGSICSTPSNRGRVDGKRDLQESSFSISEELDNSGVRSSIKVKNPPGGKSSGFW
- the LOC133835931 gene encoding dihydropyrimidinase-like isoform X1, whose product is MSESPKPVKKVPIHLQSAQNRVYIRNGEIVNHDRSFKADVYIEDGIIKFVGPASEITIPGGVRTIDATGRLILPGGIDPHTHMQRPVGDTVAVDDFYRGTKAAVAGGTTMIIDCVLPKKHESLVEAYDKWRSWADPKVCCDYGLHVGITWWSKSVSEEVAILCKELGVNSLKMFMADKGVYMLNDSELLDVLEKIRSLNGVAMVHAENGEIIAKNTKNLLAEGIRGPEGHELSRQEEVEAEAVFRACTLAHQMKTPLYVAGVTSKSSAEILGRARRSGYCVFGETLARSIGLSMNGVRKSERIYFITSPPIRMSPETPRQLMKSLAYDDLQVTGSDNCTFNKSQKEAGSGDFTKIPNGVNGAEDRMSLMWEKGVHQGLLDPCRFVAVTSTNAAKIFNIYPQKGRIAVGSDADLVIWNPQATRTISKATHHHASDYNIFEGMTVHGVPECVLVRGRVSAENGVVRVAEGFGRFIPMAVRPPFVYDIIEGKVQPTEEPPQEEYHNGGLSKKFAELDIQIPAHEPISAMIAGNLPMPGEGSICSTPSNRGRVDGKRDLQESSFSISEELDNSGVRSSIKVKNPPGGKSSGFW